Proteins encoded in a region of the Pseudochaenichthys georgianus unplaced genomic scaffold, fPseGeo1.2 scaffold_180_arrow_ctg1, whole genome shotgun sequence genome:
- the LOC139433300 gene encoding zinc finger protein 233-like — MRHTRPNNADELKAASEATWASITPQQCHRLIVSMPHRIDAVIHAKGDVQQLVVVKEEVPPEQQEWSSSLDQEDPEPPPHIKEEQEELWSSQEGEQLQGLEEADITKSTFIPVPVKSEDDEEQPQSSQLHQIQTEHLETEADGVSSQLHQTQTEENREAEPPASNSAEHIEKEADGEDCGGPEPARNSDPERHLQPETEDNPGDSSETEDSEDDDFWKQSSEGLSVLSSLKHTFVHSDETFNSNHQREELFTEGGNQNQNMPNQEDPEPPPHIKEEQEQLQGLEEADITKFTFTPVPVKSEDDEEKPQSSQLHQRQTEHLETEADGEDCGGPEPARNSDPERHLQPETEDNPGDSSEPDTEDSADWKKTREPCSNSQINEQDPVSDSRRSAGEKTFICSICRKSFKRIGHLKKHMRIHTGEKLFSWSVCDKRYTQSHQVKSHKCAEKKTFGCSLCEKKLGTKSNLNKHMRIHTGEKPFSCSVCKKYFAQRGHLKCHMRIHTGEKQFSCSVCKKLFAQRGHLKCHMRIHTGEKQFSCSICKKSFAERGCLKRHMRVHTGEKPFSCSVCDKRFTWSHMVKSHACIGRQSSQLHQTQTEENRASSSSAEHMETEADGEYCGGPEPARSSDPERHLKPETEDNPGD; from the exons ATGAGGCACACAAGACCCAACAATGCAGACGAGCTGAAGGCCGCTAGTGAAGCAACCTGGGCTTCCATCACACCTCAGCAGTGCCACAGACTGATAGTGTCCATGCCACACCGCATTGATGCAGTTATTCATGCTAAAGGAG acgtccagcagctggtggtggttaaagaagaggttCCCCCTGAGCAGCAGGAGTGGAGctccagtctggaccaggaggacccagagccccccccacacatcaaagaggaacaggaggaactctggagcagtcaggagggagagcagcttcaagggctggaggaggctgatatcaccaagtccacaTTCATTCCTGTCCCTGtcaagagtgaagatgatgaagagcaacctcagtcctctcagctTCATCAAATACAAACTGAACacctggaaacagaagctgatggagtg tcctcacagcttcATCAAACTCAGactgaggagaacagagaggcagAGCCTCCAGCCAGCAACTCGGCTGAACACATAGAaaaagaagctgatggagaggactgtggaggaccagaaccagccaggaactcagatccagagagacatttacaacCAGAGACTGAGGACAACCCTGGAGACTCTTCAGAGACTGAAGACAGTGAAGACGATGATTTTTGGAAACAGAGCAGTGAAGGCCTGTCAGTTTTAAGCTCTTTGAAACATACATTTGTCCACAGTGATGAAACATTTAACAGCAATCACCAGCGAGAGGAATTGTTTACGGAAGGTGGAAATCAAAACCAGAATATGCCAaaccaggaggacccagagccccccccacacattaaagAGGAACAGGAGCAGCTTCAagggctggaggaggctgatatcaccaagttCACTTTCACTCCtgtccctgtgaagagtgaagatgatgaagagaaacctcagtcttCTCAGCTTCATCAAAGACAGACCGAACacctggaaacagaagctgatggagaggactgtggaggaccagaaccagccaggaactcagatccagagagacatttacaaccagagactgaggacaaccctggagactcttctgaacctgacactgaagacagtgctgattggaagaAGACCAGAGAACCATGTTCAAACTCTCAGATAAATGAACAAGACCCTGTCAGTGATTCAAGACGTAGTGCAGGAGAGAAAACATTCATATGCTCAATTTGTAGGAAATCTTTTAAACGGATAGGacatttaaagaaacacatgagaatccacacaggagagaaactatTCAGCTGGagtgtttgtgacaaaagataCACCCAAAGTCATCAGGTCAAAAGCCATAAGTGTgcagaaaagaaaacatttgGCTGCTCTTTGTGTGAGAAAAAATTAGGGACCAAGTCAAATCTTAAtaaacacatgagaatccacacaggagagaaaccattcagctgctcagtctgtaagaaatatTTTGCACAGAGAGGACATTTAAAGTGCCATATGAGAATCCATACAGGAGAGAAacaattcagctgctcagtctgtaagaaattgTTTGCACAGAGAGGACATTTAAAGTGCCATATGAGAATCCATACAGGAGAGAAACAATTCAGCTGCTCAATTTGTAAGAAATCTTTTGCAGAAAGAGGATGTTTAAAGAGAcatatgagagtccacacaggagagaaaccattcagctgcagtgtttgtgacaaaagattcACCTGGAGTCATATGGTCAAAAGCCATGCGTGTATTGgtcgtcagtcctcacagctCCATCAAACTCAGACTGAGGAGAACagagccagcagcagctcagctgaacacatggaaacagaagctgatggagagtactgtggaggaccagaaccagccaggagctcagatccagagagacatTTAAAACCAGAGACTGAGGACAACCCTGGAGACTAA